Genomic segment of Panicum virgatum strain AP13 chromosome 9N, P.virgatum_v5, whole genome shotgun sequence:
GATGGTATTGGTCTCGTATCAGATCTGTTGacattgcttttttttttcttaaaagaaTCTGTTGACATCTATAAGGTGCGTGCTCATCTGTTTTTTTACCTCGCAAAAAAATAAGTGTTTACTGTTTTTTGATGTAGAAAATAAGCGAGTTCAGAATTTCTGCGTTGCAGAAAGGAAACGAAGGGCCGTGGCAATTGCCAAACGGGCCATTCGCGTCGGCCCGTGTGCAGCCGCAGGCAGATATCCGCGTGAAAGCAGCGGCGCGCACGCCGTTTCGTACCACCTGTGACTGTGAGGCTGCGAGTGAACccgccccaccccaccccaccgtCCACCGCGAATGGACCACGCGTGGGCCCAACCTGCGGGCACCAACAAAGCGGCCGCAGAACGCCACCCACACCCTCCCGTGGCCCCCCACCCGCTTTCACCGACGCGTGGGCCAGGGTCTCTCGAACCAGCACAGAGCGTACCACCAGCAAAGAGCAAACCGGTCGGTCCTCGACATCGAAATCGAAACCGGAAAAAGAaagagggaaaaaaaaggaaaaaggacaaaaatgaaagaaaaagaaaagggaagggAAAGCCAAGAGAGATTCGATCAGCGATCGAGCCAAACCACCCCGGGCGACGCGACGCAAGTACCCCACGGGCCTCGCCGTCTTCCCCCCCGCTCGCATGCCCTAGCAGCAAGCGAGCGAGCACCCCGAGTCAGCCAGCGAGCGAGCGGGAGCGCCCGTCCGAGCCCAGCCCGAGGTAACCGCCGTCCTCCGattccttccctccctccccccgaGTCGGCGCGATCAAAACCCTAGCCGCGGATCCTCCTCGCGCCGGTTGGCCGCGCCCCCGATTCGGTGGGTTACTCCGGTCGACGGTTCCGCGGACGATCCGGATCCTGGAAGAGGGTCCCGCGATCGGTAGTTCGCTAATTGCGCCGTGTTGTGTTAGTTTGATCATTCGCCTTCCGCTGCGGCTTCCGCAGATCTGTTCCGGAGCGTCTTGGAGGGTTGGTCTGGATGCGGTTGGGATCAGTAGGGCGGGGAGGTAGGCTCCGGGGATCGGGATCCTAGAGGGTTGGGCGTTCTCATGTGATCTGACGGAGCTGGTGGGTTCTGTTGCGAGACAGTGAGAGCGTCGAGGAAAATTGGTTCTGAGTTTAATCTTACATGTCGTTCTGTTGTATCGACGGGATTGGTAAGCCTGCTTCTAGTCCTTGCTGAGGAAGTTGTTTAGTTCTTGTGGTGGCCCGTTGATAGTGTTGACTTTGGACTTCCTGTTCTGGAGAGGCAAGTCTTTAGTTTAGTGCGGTGCTGGAAGACCTGACTTGTGGGTACACGATTTATCTTGCCATTTGTTTGATGTATTTCTGGCTTCTCTACTATTAGTATGCTGGATGCACTGTTTTTGACATCTTGAGCGGGGGGTGGGATGAGCTGGGAGTGTATATTGATATCCGATAACATTGATCTAATAAGCCTAACAAAATCATATTTACAGGTCTTCTCTCTGGTGCGCCCATGATTTAGCACCAGCCATATTGACCTCCAACTCTGGTGACACAGGCTGTTGCTAGGGTAGCAAATCAAGAGCTAAGAATGGCGGATTCAATGGTAGCGAGCTTCTGGGGTCCTGTTACATCAACGACCGAGTTGTGCGAGGAGAACTACGCACACTCATCATATATTGCAGAATTCTACAATACCATTTCTAATGTCCCGTGCGTTCTTTTGGCGCTTATTGGACTAGTCAATGCTTTCCGCCAAGGTTTTGAGAAACGGTTCAGTGTCCTGCACATATCCAATATGATACTTGCTATTGGGAGTATGATTTTCCATGCCACCTTGCAACATGTGTAAGTTTCCTCTTATCAATTGAAAGTTGTATATGTTTCTTGAAGTGACACTTCTAATCTTGTGATTACCAGAGTAGCTACTTGAGAAACTGTTAAAGAGTTTATTCTCTTCTCCAATGCCCTTGATTGAGTTTGGCTCATTATAGATAGGCGCTTTGCATTGTGTTCTGGTTTTGGTTGCCATATTAAACCTTCTTTTGGAGTTATTAAATCACCTATGTTTTTTCATCTTTGTATGAAGGCTTGAACTGTTGCCTTTCTGGGAAAGGGTTATTTGCTGGCTGGACATCATTCCCCCCTCTAGTCGTTTTGTGTAGAAAACTGACCAACGATGTTATAAAGAGATTTGTAATTTGTTACTTCTGGATTTGATGCTTTTCTCCATAGCATGTGGAGCTGGTGCCAGTGGttcataattttattttttaaaaataagtcTGTCCCATCTTTGATTGGCAACTAAGATATCTGTCTTCTTGGGTTTATGTAAAGATTCATAACTGTGGAGTGCCACAGATTGTAGGTATTTACCTGGTATGTGTAGCTGAACTTTAAAATGTTGAGACTTGTTTTGTAAATTACTTGAGTGAACTTTACAAAATCACTTACATTCTgccaaaaccaccaaggaacTACTGATTTAAGAATTTATTCTGCAAATATATTTTAGCACAAATGTGTTGTGTTGGGCCATCAGTTGATATGGAACATAGCATTGTTGGGCCCGCTAGCAGCCTCATGTTAAACCTTGCCCTTTTTGTGATGCACATTTCCCAGTTGAGTCACCAAATGATTTGAGGCTGTGGAGAATGGGCTCAGGATGGTTGcattgatctttttttttttgtgcaaaAAAGGTCATAGCTCGCAAAAGTTCTGTCACTGAACAAGCTTTCTCAGGATCTTTTCTTGATTGACAACAATTCTTATTCTAGAGTACTGTGCCAACTTACAATGCAGATCTTTTAGCATTAAAACACAAGATGGAGTTAATTTATTTAAATCCTGAGTGTAGTTTGTTGTCCAGAAGTTGTAGTTTGCCATGTAAACAAAGAGGGTTCAGATGGTCTGTAAACGTATATCCATTTATTTAGATGTTATAGTTTCTTTTatcctttatttttttcttgtgctttgttgtttttcttttccttttgggATTCTTGGGTTCATTTTGTGAGAATGTTTCGTGATCCACGCCTAAGTTAATGAATCCCTGGACCAACCAAACACGCTTTGCATGCACATTTTTACAGAAACTGCCAGAAATGCATAGTTTGCTGAATTGCAGTTAACATCTTTCTTGtgttatgttttggtgcatatgGTTCCACTGCTGGAAATATATTGATGCACTTGCTGAACTATCATTGGCACCTGTTACGATGGCCATCCACAAAATGATGTCTGTTGTAAATGCCCTTCTGATGTTCAGTGATAAATCTCAGCATGCACCTAGCACACTTTTTGAAAGATCTTATATTCTATTTCTTTATATGTATTTTTAGTCAACCTTCAGCACCAGGTGCATGGGGAAGGCTTAAGGTAGTCTAGTTATCTGTTGTGGCTGGTCAACTGACAGCTTTAGTCAAGCGATCATAGGTACTGTAGTACTTGTATGACAGCAAAGCACTAACGACAGCTAATCTTGATCTTCGCCATATAGTTGACTCGAAATGggaacatatttgacactaGGACTAGGACTTTATGCGTAAATTTAGATTGCTTGCCCAAAACTGACTAGAATCCATACTTGAACAGAAGGGCTACCCTACCTTTTAAGAACGTGAAGGGTTACCATAACTTCTAAGAATGTGAAGGGTTGGAATTTTGAGCTATTCTTGGtcatcacttttttttttggcgcaCTACGCTTTTAGCAAACTTTTGGATATTTTCACAAACTTCCTATTTCTATCACTTGTTTAGACATCTTGTACTTTAATCCATGTCACATTTACTCTTTTATGCAATATATTCTTTATGGTTATCTTCTGCTTTGTTGATTTCTTGTTTTCCAGCCTCCAACAGAGTGATGAGACTCCGATGGTGTGGGAGATCCTTCTATATATGTATGTCCTCTATTCACCGGACTGGCATTACAGGAGCACCATGCCTACATTCCTTTTCCTATATGGTGCTGCCTTCGCGGTAGTTCATTTCTTTGCCCGGTTCCAAGTAGTATTCAAGTTGCATTACATTGGCCTCTGCCTCCTCTGCATCCCTCGGATGTACAAGTACTACATACAGACAAAAGACATGGCTGCGAAGCGGCTTGCGAAGCTGTGGGTTCTTGCATTAACCCTTGGAACTATCTGCTGGCTAGTTGATCGCATCTGTTGTAAGAAGCTTTCACGTTGGTATGTCAACCCGCAGGGGCACGCATGGTGGCATGTGCTCATGGGTCTTAACTCATACTATGCAAACACATTCTTGATGTTCTGTCGGGCTCAGCAACGCGGGTGGGAGCCAAGGATTACCCACCTTCTTGGATTTTTGCCTTATGTCAAGGTCCAGAAACCAGAAAAGAGGGAATGATTTTTATTTGTGTTGAATACCGATGCTATTCAGTCAGCCACCAGTAAGCTAATGGCCTCCAATGTGCGCAGACAAGTTGTGGCATTTTTGTATATGGGCATCCAAATGATTACGGACTATAAATGTTCTGATGTCACACTAGATTTTGGTAACTTAAACTGACACCTGTTTTGTACCATATTTAATCGTCGAATGGAGATTAGTTTTAGTGTTGGTGTCCTAGTTTTGCCCATCTTCCATTTGGTTCTTTGCAGTTGCCTTTTGGTGCTAATGGGACTGAgtcttatttatttatttgttcgtCGTTGAATGGAGTCCAGTTGTATTAGTTAGTACTCTGCATGGAGATAGATCCATCCATATGATAACCATTGATTCTTTTGACTGAAGTTACCACACCTCTGGAAATTTTCTTGAGTGGGGTTGTCCTTGCTTCTGTTGGTTGAGGTTATTTTTgtactccctctatttttatttacatgtattAGGTTTGTTCTAAATCAAACATGAACCAAATTCATAGAAACAAAGAATAAtatttacaataccaaatttatTTTATCAAATCCGATGAAGTATTTGTTGATAGTGCACACGTTGGATAATATAGTTGTTACTATACTTTTCTAAAGATTTGATTAAAGTTAGTCATGTTTGATTTAGGACAAACCTAGTAAAtgaaaacggagggagtatgcgcTACGCTTGCTGTCAAGGAACTTGTTTCTTGGTGGCATCGACAGCTAGGCGCCTAGGCCCTTTAGAACATAAGTACGGTTTGTTCCAAGGGGATTGGAGGTATTAAATTCTTTATTGAGTTGTAAAAGATTATTTCCTCCCAAATCTCAATTCAATAGAcaagttattttttaaaaaggtGTCTTGTAGTAATTGCCAAAATTTCAATTTGTGcattgaaaaaaatattataagtaGCATGGCAATCTCTTTTTATAACCTCCCTCCCTCTAAAAAAAGTCTATTTAAAATTACATGATGTTATCAAATACCAACTATAAACAGCATGTGCACTTGTCCTCGGAAGGCAGGAATTCGTCATTGGTACGCTATAAAGTGGTTCACTGAACCTCACCCTCATAGGATGGCTTCCGCAGTGTGCCATCGCCGAAAGTCGATTGGTAGGATCGGCACAGTGCGATTTGGATCAGTGGATGTACTGGCCGATATGCCTGCTCGTGGATGGGCGTCATGCCGTCATCTGGCAATTCCCTCTACCAGTCGAGCAGCCGTCTTTTGAGTCTGGACAACGGCACTGGCTGCTGGACGGGGGGTTTCGTGCCGGCAGCTGGGGATCCACCACCGCTCTACCTCTACGCTACTGGCAGGTCG
This window contains:
- the LOC120688490 gene encoding alkaline ceramidase-like, which produces MADSMVASFWGPVTSTTELCEENYAHSSYIAEFYNTISNVPCVLLALIGLVNAFRQGFEKRFSVLHISNMILAIGSMIFHATLQHVLQQSDETPMVWEILLYMYVLYSPDWHYRSTMPTFLFLYGAAFAVVHFFARFQVVFKLHYIGLCLLCIPRMYKYYIQTKDMAAKRLAKLWVLALTLGTICWLVDRICCKKLSRWYVNPQGHAWWHVLMGLNSYYANTFLMFCRAQQRGWEPRITHLLGFLPYVKVQKPEKRE